The genomic window GATGGAAGACGTGTCGCTGGTGCGCATGTTCCCTGAGTTCGTGACCCTGAAAGAGCAGCTCCGCTACGCAAGCCCTGATTGGCGCCCCATCATCCCCGAGTGGGACGAGATCAACACCGGCCCCTTGGGCGCTGCGGTGCACCAAGGCCTGACCGGCGCCAAGCCAGCCATCCTTGCGCTGGGTGACATTGTGCGGCGCGTCAACGAAATCATGACCGCAGCGGGCTACCGCTGAGCCGCACGCACCAGTTTCAGTAGGTGCCCGGCACCAGAATGTTGCGGTCCACGTTCTGGATGTTGGTGTGGCCGCAGAAAGCCATGGTCACATCCAGCTCTTTGTGGATGATTTGCAGCGCCTTGGTCACTCCGGCTTCGCCCATGGCCCCCAGGCCATACACCATGGCGCGGCCGATCATGGTGCCCTTGGCGCCTAGGGCCCAGGCTTTGAGCACGTCTTGGCCGCTGCGAATGCCGCCATCCATCCAGACTTCCAGTTGGTCGCCCACCGCCGCCACGATGGCCGGCAGTGCGCTGATGCTGCTGGGTGCACCATCGAGCTGGCGGCCGCCGTGGTTGCTCACCACAATCGCGTCGGCACCGCTCTGGGCGGCCAATACGGCGTCTTCCACGTCCTGAATGCCTTTGAGGATGAGCTTGCCACCCCATTTCTCTTTGACCCATTTCACGTCGTCCCACGAGAGGCGGGGGTCGAACTGCTCGTTGGTCCAGGCGGCCAGGGACTTCATGTCGCTCACCGACTCCACATGCCCCACCAGGTTGCGGAAGGTGTGGCGCTTGGTGCCCAACATGCCCAGGCACCAGCGCGGCTTGGTGGCCAGGTTGATGATGTTGCCAATGGAGGGGCGGGGTGGCGCGCTGAGGCCGTTTTTCAGGTCTTTGTGGCGCTGGCCGATGACTTGCAGGTCCAGCGTCAGCACCAGGGCGCTGCAGCGCGCAGCACGGGCTCGCTCGATCATCTTGGCCATGGCGTTGCGGTCCCGCATCATGTAGAGCTGGAACCAGAAGGGTGCCGTGGTGTTTTCAGCAATGTCCTCAATGGAGCAAATGCTCATGGTGGACAGCGTGAAGGGAATACCGAACTTCTCGGCAGCCCGCGCCGCGTGGATCTCGCCATCGGCGTGTTGCATGCCTGTCAGGCCCACGGGCGCAATCGCCACTGGCATTTTGGCCACGGTGCCCACCATGGTGGTGGCAGTGGTGCGGTTTTCCATGTTCACGGCGACCCGCTGGCGCAGCTTGATCTTCTGGAAATCTTCTTCATTGGCACGGTATGTGCCTTCGGTCCAGGAGCCGGAGTCGGCGTAGTCGTAAAACATGCGGGGCACCCGCTTTTGGGCCAGAACGCGCAAGTCTTCAATATTCGTGATCACAGGCATGCAAAGTCTCCTTCATCGTTGCGGCATCGTAGTCCGCAGGCGGTGGTTTGCCCGTGAAATCCGCCCCGCGGCGCGTGAAATTATTGAAATCACCCGCTTCGCACTAGTCTCGGGTCTGCTGTGGGGCGCCGTGGCGGCGGATGCTGAGCCGCCTGCCGCGGCACCCCCACCTTCAACTTCACCCGGCGTGTCTGAGTTCGCCTGGGTCGGCACCGTGGCCGGGGTGTCGCCCGGCAGCCTGGTGCGTATCGCCCTGCCGGCTGATGCGCTGACCCGCTTGCAAAGCCGCGCCGGCCACGATGTGCGGGTGCTCAATGCCGCGGGCGAGGTAATTCCTTATACCGTCACCGGCAGCGACGCGCCCCAGCGCCCCTGCTACGCGGTGCAGACCCGGGCCTTCCCCCTGTCGTCCACGAGCACCCAAGCGATTGCCGACCTGCGCACCGAGGTGCAGCTATTGGCGGCGCTGGACCTGAAGGGCGTGTGGCCCCGCAACGCGCTGGTGCATCTGCAGCTAGCGGTCAGCCACAACCTGCAGGACTGGACCCCGGTGCCGGTGAAGGGGCCCGTGTACCGGTTTGATGGTGCCGACCCGCCGGTGAGCACCGTCCTCGAGTTGGAAGAGCCATTGGCTGCAGAGGGGCGCTACTTGCGGATTACCTGGCCGGGGCACACCGGCGTCAAGCTTGCGAGCCTGTCCGGGCGGGTGGCGGGCTTGCGCACAACAGCCAGCCTGGTGCGCGCCGAGTTAGGGGCTGGTGTTGCCGATGGCACCTCGGGGCTGGTGTGGACTTTCCCATTTGCCACGCCGGTGAGCGCGGTGCACCTGCACATGCCCCCGGGCGGCGAGCCGGTACCCCTGCGCATCTCGGCGCGCGTCGACCCCGCGCAGCCGTGGAAGCTGCTGGCCTCCACGGCGGTGTACCGCGATGCGCTGCCGGGCGGGCAGGGCATGAACCCACCGCAGCCTTTGCCGCAGACGCCGATCGCACAGCTGCGCATAGAGGCGGGTAACGGCGTGTCTTTCCCGGCAGGTGGCCTGCGGCTGACAGCCGAGCTGGCGCCCTTGCAGGTGCTGTTTCT from Rhodoferax potami includes these protein-coding regions:
- a CDS encoding DUF3999 family protein; its protein translation is MQSLLHRCGIVVRRRWFAREIRPAAREIIEITRFALVSGLLWGAVAADAEPPAAAPPPSTSPGVSEFAWVGTVAGVSPGSLVRIALPADALTRLQSRAGHDVRVLNAAGEVIPYTVTGSDAPQRPCYAVQTRAFPLSSTSTQAIADLRTEVQLLAALDLKGVWPRNALVHLQLAVSHNLQDWTPVPVKGPVYRFDGADPPVSTVLELEEPLAAEGRYLRITWPGHTGVKLASLSGRVAGLRTTASLVRAELGAGVADGTSGLVWTFPFATPVSAVHLHMPPGGEPVPLRISARVDPAQPWKLLASTAVYRDALPGGQGMNPPQPLPQTPIAQLRIEAGNGVSFPAGGLRLTAELAPLQVLFLAKGQGPYTVVAGRAGTAQAAVELASLIPGPAMVPDIVPLRPVKQLRAVLPGAPQLWAASLMPAQWVLRGPVLWAALLAALAAVMAAVVGLLRLVRRP
- a CDS encoding alpha-hydroxy acid oxidase — its product is MPVITNIEDLRVLAQKRVPRMFYDYADSGSWTEGTYRANEEDFQKIKLRQRVAVNMENRTTATTMVGTVAKMPVAIAPVGLTGMQHADGEIHAARAAEKFGIPFTLSTMSICSIEDIAENTTAPFWFQLYMMRDRNAMAKMIERARAARCSALVLTLDLQVIGQRHKDLKNGLSAPPRPSIGNIINLATKPRWCLGMLGTKRHTFRNLVGHVESVSDMKSLAAWTNEQFDPRLSWDDVKWVKEKWGGKLILKGIQDVEDAVLAAQSGADAIVVSNHGGRQLDGAPSSISALPAIVAAVGDQLEVWMDGGIRSGQDVLKAWALGAKGTMIGRAMVYGLGAMGEAGVTKALQIIHKELDVTMAFCGHTNIQNVDRNILVPGTY